A stretch of DNA from Cannabis sativa cultivar Pink pepper isolate KNU-18-1 chromosome X, ASM2916894v1, whole genome shotgun sequence:
cgaaaattcagattgaagcaatgtaaatctgtattgaacagatctggagctccccctcaaatccaaaaaaaaaggtatgaactgaatttttttttcagcaaTGATACACGTCATTTACAGTTGCATTCTGGTTGATTCACTGGTGTACAACAGGAAATTCAGATTGTAaaaacaataaacaagaactgaTTCTAATTAAGGAACCACGTGATACTAATaaggttttttttatttttttgcgttGCCTTACAGTTGTATTATCGTTTTAAAATGGTTTACAAATCATGAAGAAGTGTCACTTGACGAGTACCAAAAGCTAGCATATATACAAGGTAAGATTTATGTAAATGGtagcaaattagttttataatagttggAAATCGATCTGATTCGAATAAACATGATAAAAAATGACAATGAGTAAGAACTATGTAATTTTGGGGATAGAATTGTGGTTTATAAGTTGGTTTACAGTtgcataatcatttaataatagtttcattacgttttttgcaggaatttattttggaaaagatagaggactgaacagtttgagaaatggttagtttcccaaaatttaaatgaaatttcttaatagttttattctcgtttctttgtagtttattaacaacaaaaaatagcaAAATCAGGAATCAGGACAGGAAATACAATGCTTGAACAAAGGGAGAGAGATAGAAGTAAGTTTGTACTCTATTTCATAACTGAATCAAACCAGTTTTAAAATTCGTTGCCTCGGACTAATAACCATTGCAAAAACACAGGAAAGGAAAGACATTCCATTCTTAGTCTTCTACAATGGACAATtcgatgatcgaatgaattatgaaaattatgaagccaGTGGACATTACATTTCAGCCAATTGTAACTATGAAGATTTGCAACAGAAACTCAAAGATGTGCTGGAGtgcaaccaagaaaacactgttttgcaactgaaatatcaagtgaaggaaggataccaaccattgaggataaaagatgatcaaagcctgcatttctacatacaactAAAACTGAAAGACCccgacttcacaacatacccaatgtgtgtgaatgtcatcgacaacccaacaacaaccatcGATGCATCATTCTTAGGAAAtgacaatttattaattacacatacaagcgccttccaaccaatcgaatacaatgcagcaacaagagaagactcaacaaatcaacaacatatGATTGAAGCTACAGTACCAGAATTTGGGGgagaaagttttgacttcatggactatgcaaaacttgtggcagaggagatggttgagcaactggaaaacaacagaaaaaaggaaccagaaatcacagattatgacgaactactaatcacagatccgcaacatcctgaaatagaagaagcacaaatatacaaagacaaagaaacactgcagagtgtgcttggtttctatgcaattaggaacaacttccaattcagagttaaaaaatcatgtgcaagaacatacaagatttgttgtttggatccaaaatgcaagtgggcactaacatcatccagaaacgggccaacaaagtcattcatcattcgaaagtacgacagaaaggtgatacacacttgtgatctaaacatcagatttgccgacaagagacaagctacaacgaaattgattggaaactacatcaaACCACGGTtcaccaacataaaaacaactcaaacgccacaagacatcagaggagaaatgaaacacaagtatggggtgagaatgaactacatgaaagcatggagaagcaaagagCACGCGCAAGAAGAATTACGAGGAAAAGCCAACGAATCATACAAAGTTCTTGCTCTCGGTTTTTTGCACATGTTGCAAAAAACTAATCCCAAAACAATAGTGCACATGCAAACAGAGGATGAAAACAgcttcaagtacttgtttgtcgcactggatgcatcaataaaaggatggaagaaatgcaaacctataatagttgttgacgaaactttccttaaatcaacatatgaAGGTACATTGCTCTCTGCTTGTACACAGGATGCAAATGGgcacatttttccactagctttttctgttgtggattcagaaaacaacaactcatggcaatggtttttcacaaaaatGAGAGAAACATATGGGATTAGAGAGGAACAAAGGCTTGATCTCAGATAGACATGAGAGCATAAGTAAGGCAGCTTGTCAAGTATTTCCAGAAATCACACATTGCTATTGTGTATACCACCTGTTAAGCAACCTAAAAGAaaccttcaagaagaatgcaagcaagctggataaaccattcttcgctgcagccagagcatacacagagaggaaatttgaataccatatgagcgagttggacagcttggacatccgtgtaagaccatatttacaacaagttggataccacaaatggtcaagataccactgcaaaaacaacaggtattcaactatgacttcaaacattgctgaatctctaaatgcagcaaacttggcagctagagagctaccaatcacaacactgatggagtcattgagagcattgatacaacaatggacatacacaaacaggaaaaaagcacagaaaacaacaacatttttaacacctacagcagagaagaaattagtcgacaactttgtggactcattgacagaaaatgtaatgaaatgtttaatattttagttgcattatagtttcttaatagtttgtTTGCCATTGTTATACATATTAATAGTTTTACACTTAATCCGCAGGTAAAACCAATAAACGAGACCATGTTCGAAGTCGTTGAACTAACTAGATCATGGGTCATCAACCTCAAGGAGAAAACATGCAGTTGCAACAGATTCCAACTTGATGAGTTACCGTgtgctcatgcgcttgctgttataaaagagatgaacttgaatgtttacaactactgttcaggttattacaccacgcgaacatggcttgaaacatacagcggctcaacatatccggtacacaatcacacaacttgggatgtgccacaaaacataaaagatatcattgttctgccaccaaaccaaaaaataagatctggaagaccaaggaaacgaaggtttttatctgaatgggatacaaaaaaacataacaggtgcagcaaatgtggtcaacacggacacaatcgaaagacatgcaacaatcaagcaataaaatagatacatatgaaatatttgaattgtttaattttgtgtGCAAATTCAAACAGGTTGATCTGTGATGTTCTAAATACATGGGAtttcatttttatgaaatttgaaacagttttttaatagttgcaAAATCGTTTTGTTACAGTTGTGACCCTTTGTAAATATTAAGTACCGGAATGACTTCTTCTTTACAGTTTTAAAGGCAGTCAGTCAagaattgataaaacataactaaaataaaggaaaaaggaGTAATGGAATacaaagaataaaaatacattcatagcacaatttagaaaaaataaaaacattgtTTGTATTCAGTTGGTTAATAGTTTCTCCATAGTTGTGCGACCGTATATAAGAACTTG
This window harbors:
- the LOC133032242 gene encoding uncharacterized protein LOC133032242; translated protein: MGLERNKGLISDRHESISKAACQVFPEITHCYCVYHLLSNLKETFKKNASKLDKPFFAAARAYTERKFEYHMSELDSLDIRVRPYLQQVGYHKWSRYHCKNNRYSTMTSNIAESLNAANLAARELPITTLMESLRALIQQWTYTNRKKAQKTTTFLTPTAEKKLVDNFVDSLTENVKPINETMFEVVELTRSWVINLKEKTCSCNRFQLDELPCAHALAVIKEMNLNVYNYCSGYYTTRTWLETYSGSTYPVHNHTTWDVPQNIKDIIVLPPNQKIRSGRPRKRRFLSEWDTKKHNRCSKCGQHGHNRKTCNNQAIK